The nucleotide sequence GTGTCGCACGAACTGCGCACGCCGCTCGCGGCGATGACGATGGTCGCGACCGTCCTGGAGGAGGACGCCGACCAGCTGCCGCCCGACGCGGCCCGGGCGGCCCGGACCGTGGGCGCGGAGACGGCCCGTCTCTCCCGGCTCGTGGAGGACCTGATGGAGATCTCCCGCTTCGACGCGAACGCGGTCGAACTGAACGCGGCCGAGACCGATCTGGCGGACACCGTACGGGCGTCGCTCGCGCTGCGCGGGTGGACGGACCGGGTGGAGGTCCGCCTCGACGAGGGCGTCCGGGCGGTGGTCGACCGGCGGCGCGTCGACGTGATCGTCGCGAACCTGGTGGGCAACGCGCTGCGGCACGGCGCGCCGCCGGTCGTCGTGACCCTCGGCACAGGCGTCGCGGCGGACGGCGGCGCGCGGGTGGCGCTGGAGGTCGCCGACCACGGCCCGGGCCTGCCGCCGGAGGCGCGGGAGCGGGTCTTCGACCGGTTCTACAAGGCGGACACGGCCCGCACCCGGAGCGCGTCCGACACCGGTGGGCAGGGCAGCGGCCTCGGCACGGCGATCGCGCTGGAGAACGCCCGTCTGCACGGCGGCACGATCGAGGTCGCCGAAGGCCCGGAGGGCGGCGCGGTGTTCACCCTGCGGCTGCCCCTGCGGCGTACCGGAGAGGACACGGAGTGAGGGTACGGGCGGGGGTGCTGCTCGGCGTGCTCGGGACGGCCCTGGTGGGGTGCGGAGTCCAGCCGACCGGGGTGATAGGCGCGGGTGAACCGGCGACCGGGCTCACCCGCGGGGTCAGGCTGTACTTCGCGTCCGACGCGGGCCTGCGGAGTGTGCCCGTGCTCGACCGGGAGGTGACGGACCTCGGCTCGGTGGTGAAGCTGCTCGCCGCCGGTCCGCCGCCCGCCGAGCGGCGGGACGGCCTGACCAACCTGGTCGACATCGGCGGCTACACGGTGACCGGCCGGGGCACGGGGGTGACGGTCCGGCTCGAGGGGCCGTACCCGGGGTCGGGCCGCGACCAGGGGACGGGGCAGCTGGTGTGCTCGCTGGCGCGGGCCCAGTCCGTCCTGGACCCGAAGGTCAGGGCGGACGACGTGCGGGTCACGCTGGTACCGCCGGAGGGCCCGGGCCTCGGTCCCTACCGGTGTGCCGAGTTCCTCGACCGATAGCGGCCGGGCGTCTCAGCGGAGGACGCGCGAGCCGGCGCCCGGCCGGGGGGCGCCGTCGTGGTCGTGGTCGCCGTCGGGGCTGTCTCCGTTGGGGCGGTCTCCGTCGGCGCGGTCTCCGTTCGGGCGGCCCGCGCGGGACCGGCCGTTGCCGTCTCTTTCGGCGTGGTCGCCGTCGGGGCGCCCGGCCCAGGACCGGCCGTCGCCGTCGTGTTCGGCGTGGTCGCCGTCGGGGCGGCCCGCCCGGGACCGGCCGTCGCCGTCTCGGTCCGCCGCGTGGCGCCCGGTGGAGCCGTCGCCGGGTGAGGCCTTGAGGAGGTCGAGGAGACCGGTGATCTCGTAGTCGCCTTCCAGCGGGTGCCGGAAACGCTTGCCGGGAGCCAGGCGGTAGCGGTTGCGCCGCCCTTCACGAGCATGCGTGAGGTATCCGGCGGCTTCGAGATCCGCGACGATGGCCTGCACCGTCCGCTCGGTCACGCCGCACGCGGCGGCGACGTCCCGAAGGCGAACGCCCGGGTCCCTGGCGATCACCACCAGCACACGGGCGTGATTCGTCAGGAACGTCCATGACTGACGGTCACCTGCACTGTCACTCATACGGACATTATGGGACGGTCTTCTCATGAGCCGCAAGACCGGAAATACATCTCATGTTTTTCTTGACATATTTTGTGACAGATGCGGATGATGGTGATGAAACAGCCCACAGTGGCTGACCCCATGGGAGCCCACGATGAATCCCACCCCGCTCGCGGCCGTCCCGGCAGCACCTCCGCGGATGACCACGGATGTCACGCCGGACGGCACCCTCCTCGTCAGCGGTGAGATCGACGCCTCGACCGCCTCCACGCTGCTGCGCGCCCTCACCGACGCGCTGCGCGCCCACCCCGGGGGCGTCGCCCTCGACCTCTCCGCCGTCACTTTCTGCGACTGCGCCGGCCTGCGGGCCTTCCTGGCCGCCCGGTACCAGCACCTCGACATCGGGCGCCTCCCCCTCCGGGTGGTCGCCGCGAGCCCCCGGATGACCCGCCTGCTCCGGTTGACCGGCACCGGCTGGCTCTTCGACGGGCCGAGGACGGAGCCGGTTCAGTGAAGCGGCAGCCGCGCCTCGATGGTCTTGCCGTCGCCCGGCGGCAGGAACACCCTGACCTCCTCCGCGAGCTGCCGGACCAGCGGCCAGCCGAAGCCGCCTTCCGCCGCGCCGCAGGCCCGTTCCCGTCTGCGGACGTCCGTGAAGTGCGGCAGCTCACCGCTCGGGTCCGCGACGCTGATCGTCACGGCGCTCGCGTCGACGTCCACACCGAAGCCGGTCAGCCCGCCGGCGTGCCGCAGCGCGTTGGTCACCAGCTCGGACGTCACGAGCAGCGCGTCTCCCACCGCGGTCGCGGAGGGCGGGGTCCCCGGTTCCAGCGCGGCCACCTCCAAGGCCTCCGCCACCCGGGCGCGCGCCTCGGCCGCGTCACGCGGAACCGGATGCCGGCTCGTGTGCGGTGTGCGATGTCCCGTGGTCACTCCCATCCCGCCCTGTCTTCGCTCGTTCCCACCCCGCCTCTCTGCTTCGTCCACCCGGCCCCTGCCCCGACGGAGCGTCCGCATTCCCCCTTCCTCGTTCGCTCCCGTTCCCCCGTCGCGTGCGCGGCGCGGGAACGGGTATGAATTCAGAGGGGACCTCTTCGAGGAGCCTTCATGTCGAACCACCGCACCACCGCCAGGATCGGCCGAACCTCGGCCCTCCCCCCGCGCGCCGGCCCCGAGCCGCCGGCGGAGGCCCTGACCGGTCTCCCGGAGATCGCGGACCCCCTGGCCGTGAGCACCTCGGACGCGCGGACGCTCTCGACGGCGCTCTTCGAGCGGCTGCGCTCACTGGAGGAGGGCACGGCGTCGTACTCGTACGTGCGCAACACCCTGGTCGAGCTGAACCTGAGCCTCGTCAAGTACGCGGCCACCCGGTTCCGTCACTCCAGCGAGAACTGGGAGGACCTCGTCCAGGTGGGCACGGTCGGCCTCATCAAGGCCATCAACCGCTTCGACCCCGCACGCGGGAACGAGTTCATGTCCTTCGCCCTGCCCACGGTGCTCGGCGAGATCCGGCGCCACCTGCGGGACACCAGCTGGAGCGTCCACGTGCCCCGGCGGCTGCAGGAGCTGCGCCTCGACGTGGCCAAGGCGAACGACGCCCTGGAGCAGGAGCTGGGCAGGCCGCCGACGGCAGCCGAGCTCAGCGACCGTCTCCACATCACGGAGGACGAGCTGCGCGAGGGCCGGATCGCCGCGAACGGGTTCGCCAGCCGCTCGCTCGACGTGCCCGTGGACGACGAGGACGCCGGGCCCGGCATGCTCGCCCGCTGTCTCGGTAGCGATGACGACGCCTTCGAGAAGGTGCTCAACCTGGAGGCGCTGAAGCCGCTCGTGGCCGCCCTTTCCGAGCGGGACCGCACGATCCTGGCGCTGCGTTTCGGGGGCGAGCTGACCCAGGCGGAGATCGGCGAGCGTCTCGGCCTCTCGCAGATGCACGTGTCGCGGCTCCTCAGCCGCATCCTGGGCGGCCTGCGTACGGCCCTGACCACGGAGGACCCGCCGGCGGCCGAGGCCGCGACCGGGTCGCCCGCGTCAGGGACCCGCGGGACCGCCGCCGCCCGGAGGGTCGCCGCGAAGCGGACCTGACGTCCCGCCGGGCGGCAGCCCGCGGGACCCGTCGCGTCGTGCGCCGGGTCCCGCGGGCTGCCCCGCGCTTCCCGGCGCGCGCCCCGAAGCCTCGGCGCAGGTGCCGCGCACCTCGGCCGATGCAACCCTATGGGCCCCCGAGTCCTGGGCCCGGGTGCCGCGCGCCTCGGCCGCCGGCCGCTCCTACCGGGTCTCCCCGCGCGGGCCCAGAGCCGGGACACCGGGACCGGCGTCGCCCCCTCCGCCCCTACGGGGTCTCCCCGCGCGGGCCCGACGCCGGGACACCGGGACCGGCGTCGCCACCTCCGCTCCTACGGGGTCTCCCCCGCGCCGGCCCGGGGCCGGGACGCCGGGACCGGTGTCGCCACCTCCATCCAGACGGACTTGCCCGCCTCCGTGGTGACGGCGCCCCACGCGCGCGTCAGACGGTCGATCACGATCAGACCGTTGCCGCCCGGCGTCCCCGGCGCGCCGTGCGGGCGGAAGGCCGGGGTGCGGCTGCTCCGGTCGCTCACCTCGATCCGCAGGTCGCCGGCCACCTCGGCGGGCCGCCGCGGGTCCGCGGGGGCGAGCCGGATCACCAGCTCCGTGGGGCCGCCGGCGTGCAGACAGGCGTTGGTCACCGCTTCCGAGACCACCAGGAGCACGTCCTCGATCGCCAGCTCGCGTTCCGCCGGGGTGAGGCCCGTGGTTCCCGGGGAACCCGGCCAGTCCCAGTCTTCGAGCGCGACGCGGCAGAAGTCGCGGCAGCGCGCCACCACCGACTCGCCGCTCGGCAGCCCGAGGCGCCTGATCTGCCCTCGCACCCGGATCGGTTCGCTCATCCCCGCCTCCGCCGTCCCCGGCTCCACGCCGCGTTCACGGCTGCTCTCCTTCGGCGAGTTCCCCCGGCAGCTCCTCGTACACCGTGAACACGGCGATGACACCGGTGATGTCGAAGACCCGCGCGACCGGCGGGCTCAGCGCGGCGAGTTCCAGTGCGCCGCCCGCCTCGATGGCCTCAAGGCGTGTGGTGAGCAGCAGGTTCAGCCCGGTGGAGTCGCAGAACGCGAGCTGTGCGCAGTCGACCACGATCCGCTCGGGGCGCCGTTCCAGCGCTCCGGCCAGGGCCTCGCGCAGGGGTTCCTGGGTGTCCCGGTCGAGTTCGCCCGTGACCGTGACGACGGCCGTGGCACCGCTCCACCGCACGGCGGCCGTCAGACGTGGGCCGGTGGGCCCGACGTCACCCGTCACCGTCGCATCCCTTGACATCCAGTGCTCCGCTTCCCGTCGCCGCGGCCATCAGGGCTGAGGCCGACGATACGCCGGAGGCTCCCGGCACGGCGAGTGGAGGCCGCCGGCCGTGCGCTCCGGTCGGCAGCGGTGTCTCGTGGGTTGCCACGAAGGGTGTCCCGGGTACGGATGTGACCCCGGCCGACGGGGCAGTCGGGGCGTATGGCCCCCGGGTTGCGCGCGGGGCCCCGGGAGCGGGAGGTGAGGGCGGATGGCGGACGACGGCACCGGGCGGGAGAGCGATGACGGGCGCGGCCGGACGGGCGGGACGGGTGCGTCGGGCGGGACGGGCCGCAGGAGGGGGCGCGAGGAGACGGCGGACGAGCGCGCCGACCGGCAGTGGCAGGACCTGTTGCAGGAGACCCGGGTGGCCCAGACGGGCGTCCAGATCCTGCTCGGTTTCCTGCTGACGGTGGTCTTCACGCCCCGCTTCGAGAGCCTCGGCTCGGCCGACAAGGGGATCTACATCGCCACCGTGGTCCTCGGGTCGCTGGCCACCGGCGCGCTCATAGGGCCGGTGTCCTTCCACCGTGTCGTCGCCGGGCGGCGGCTCAAGCCGCACGCGGTCACCTGGGCGTCCCGGCTCATCTTCGTCGGCATCGTGCTCCTGCTCGCCACGCTCACGAGCGCGCTCTTCCTCATCCTGCGGGTGGCCACGGACGACGGGCTCGTCCCGTGGATCGTCGGGGCGGTCCTCGCCTGGTACCTGCTGTGCTGGTTCGCCCTGCCGCTGTGGGCGCGCCGCCGGCACACCGCGGAGCGCGAGGAGTGAGCGGGGTGGGTGCGGGTAGCCGCACGGGCACGACCAGCCGGCCGATCGAACGGGGCCGGGACGACGAGGGAAGGAGCACGTCATGCCGCGCGGATCCAGCCCGAAGCGGGAACGGCAGTACGAGCACATCAAGGAGAGCGCGGAGCAGCGCGGCGAGAGCGAGAAGCGCGCCAAGGAGATCGCCGCCCGCACCGTCAACAAGGAACGCGCCCGGCACGGCGAGTCGGAGACGGCGAGCAAGCTGTCCTTGGAGGACATGTCCTCAGGCGAGCGCGGCGGCAAACGCTCGCACAGCGGCGCTCAGGGCCGTACGTACGACCAGCTGTACGAGGAGGCCAGGCGCCGCAACCTCGACGGCCGCTCGAAGATGAACAAGGCGCAGCTCAAGCGCGCTCTGGACGACTGACGTCCTGGATGCGGCGGAACGGTCGGTCCGCCTCCAGCGCGTAGGCGACCTCCAGGAGGTTCCGTTCGCTGCCGGGACGGCCGGAGAACATGACGCCGACGGGCAGCCCGTCCGGTGTCGTGGTCGCCGCGGGGACGGAGATCGACGGCGTGCCGACGACGTTGTTGACGGGCGTGAAGGCGACGTAGGCGAGGATGCGTTCGACGAGGGTCGGGTAGGGGACGGTCGGGCTGAGGTGCCCGATGCGCGGGGTGGTGTGGGCGAGGACGGGCGTGAGGACGAGGTCGAGCCCGCGGAAGGCGGCCGCGTACGCGACCTTCGTGCGCTTCAGCCGCCGTAGCACGGCCGGGGTGCGCCGCCAGCTCTTGAGGTACTCCTCGCGCAGCCCCCGGCTCAGGCCGTCC is from Streptomyces venezuelae ATCC 10712 and encodes:
- a CDS encoding GerMN domain-containing protein — translated: MRVRAGVLLGVLGTALVGCGVQPTGVIGAGEPATGLTRGVRLYFASDAGLRSVPVLDREVTDLGSVVKLLAAGPPPAERRDGLTNLVDIGGYTVTGRGTGVTVRLEGPYPGSGRDQGTGQLVCSLARAQSVLDPKVRADDVRVTLVPPEGPGLGPYRCAEFLDR
- a CDS encoding helix-turn-helix transcriptional regulator, translating into MSDSAGDRQSWTFLTNHARVLVVIARDPGVRLRDVAAACGVTERTVQAIVADLEAAGYLTHAREGRRNRYRLAPGKRFRHPLEGDYEITGLLDLLKASPGDGSTGRHAADRDGDGRSRAGRPDGDHAEHDGDGRSWAGRPDGDHAERDGNGRSRAGRPNGDRADGDRPNGDSPDGDHDHDGAPRPGAGSRVLR
- a CDS encoding STAS domain-containing protein; this translates as MNPTPLAAVPAAPPRMTTDVTPDGTLLVSGEIDASTASTLLRALTDALRAHPGGVALDLSAVTFCDCAGLRAFLAARYQHLDIGRLPLRVVAASPRMTRLLRLTGTGWLFDGPRTEPVQ
- a CDS encoding ATP-binding protein, producing MAEALEVAALEPGTPPSATAVGDALLVTSELVTNALRHAGGLTGFGVDVDASAVTISVADPSGELPHFTDVRRRERACGAAEGGFGWPLVRQLAEEVRVFLPPGDGKTIEARLPLH
- a CDS encoding SigB/SigF/SigG family RNA polymerase sigma factor, whose product is MSNHRTTARIGRTSALPPRAGPEPPAEALTGLPEIADPLAVSTSDARTLSTALFERLRSLEEGTASYSYVRNTLVELNLSLVKYAATRFRHSSENWEDLVQVGTVGLIKAINRFDPARGNEFMSFALPTVLGEIRRHLRDTSWSVHVPRRLQELRLDVAKANDALEQELGRPPTAAELSDRLHITEDELREGRIAANGFASRSLDVPVDDEDAGPGMLARCLGSDDDAFEKVLNLEALKPLVAALSERDRTILALRFGGELTQAEIGERLGLSQMHVSRLLSRILGGLRTALTTEDPPAAEAATGSPASGTRGTAAARRVAAKRT
- a CDS encoding ATP-binding protein, whose amino-acid sequence is MSEPIRVRGQIRRLGLPSGESVVARCRDFCRVALEDWDWPGSPGTTGLTPAERELAIEDVLLVVSEAVTNACLHAGGPTELVIRLAPADPRRPAEVAGDLRIEVSDRSSRTPAFRPHGAPGTPGGNGLIVIDRLTRAWGAVTTEAGKSVWMEVATPVPASRPRAGAGETP
- a CDS encoding STAS domain-containing protein, whose translation is MSRDATVTGDVGPTGPRLTAAVRWSGATAVVTVTGELDRDTQEPLREALAGALERRPERIVVDCAQLAFCDSTGLNLLLTTRLEAIEAGGALELAALSPPVARVFDITGVIAVFTVYEELPGELAEGEQP
- a CDS encoding DUF6328 family protein, whose product is MADDGTGRESDDGRGRTGGTGASGGTGRRRGREETADERADRQWQDLLQETRVAQTGVQILLGFLLTVVFTPRFESLGSADKGIYIATVVLGSLATGALIGPVSFHRVVAGRRLKPHAVTWASRLIFVGIVLLLATLTSALFLILRVATDDGLVPWIVGAVLAWYLLCWFALPLWARRRHTAEREE